In the genome of Candidatus Latescibacterota bacterium, one region contains:
- a CDS encoding S8 family peptidase encodes LRWSDSSNEVSGEPGAVQFFVSAPRSIFRDWATELPSWTESSRAANDLPRIELIRAESSLDRLRFDNCGPADVNLEVVLHASRNTPYIIDSFRAYLQMLGISGDIDRRLYAGRLCFIPVHASQDKIEDLAKFSFLRVARIMPKLRHLSPVRSYSAPSPAPVVLPSEPPLNLDVRAAIFDGGLPDMPYLSPWVTALNADGVGEAHVECLTHGCWVTSALLFGPLAAGETANRPFAHVDHYRVLDTDFDSDDDLFDVLTRIQNVLQHGRYKFVNLSIGPDLTVEDNDVHAWTAVLDELFSSGEILATVAAGNNGQYDADAGLNRILVPSDCVNGLTVGASDSSTSDWTRAPYSAVGPGRSPGIIKPDLLAFGGGDAVPFSVLDPQDPLRVNSVSGTSFAAPSALRLGLGVRAHFGDSLSPLAIKAILIHGTEEGDLERHEQGWGRVPADLRDLVICPDCSARIVYQGELNPAQHLRTPIPLPETTLAGNVTITATICFATSVDPEDPGCYTRSGLEIVFRPHDEKFGKTKDDGGNWVISTHPKTAAFFQRRDYATETEHRRDAHKWETVLHRKVAKRGSSLKNPVFDIHLAPRAFGAPTFTTDRIRYALVVTVESRRNPELYDQIMQRYRTYIRPLTPLIQIPIQT; translated from the coding sequence GGCTGAGGTGGTCGGACTCAAGTAACGAGGTCTCCGGAGAACCCGGGGCGGTTCAGTTTTTTGTATCAGCGCCACGTTCAATATTCAGAGATTGGGCAACGGAACTTCCTTCTTGGACTGAGTCGAGTCGTGCGGCGAACGACCTCCCAAGAATTGAGCTGATCCGAGCAGAGTCTTCTCTTGATCGCCTTCGGTTTGACAATTGCGGCCCGGCCGACGTCAATTTGGAAGTTGTCCTGCATGCCTCCCGCAACACGCCTTACATAATTGATTCATTTCGAGCCTATCTCCAGATGCTCGGTATTTCCGGCGACATTGACAGGCGACTCTATGCTGGCCGTTTGTGTTTCATCCCGGTTCACGCGTCGCAAGATAAAATCGAGGATCTCGCCAAATTTTCGTTTCTTCGCGTAGCGCGCATAATGCCAAAGCTCAGACACCTTTCACCAGTCCGATCTTACTCTGCACCCTCTCCAGCACCCGTGGTCCTGCCCTCAGAGCCCCCACTCAATCTAGATGTTCGAGCCGCCATTTTCGATGGTGGCCTTCCCGACATGCCATACCTTTCGCCTTGGGTGACAGCCCTCAACGCCGATGGCGTTGGCGAAGCGCACGTGGAGTGTCTTACCCATGGGTGCTGGGTTACGTCTGCTCTACTTTTTGGACCCCTTGCTGCCGGTGAGACAGCAAATCGACCGTTTGCACATGTGGATCATTATAGGGTTCTCGACACCGATTTTGATAGTGACGATGATCTCTTCGATGTCCTGACACGCATTCAAAACGTGCTTCAACACGGACGATACAAATTCGTAAACTTGAGTATTGGCCCGGATTTGACGGTCGAAGACAATGACGTGCATGCATGGACTGCAGTCCTAGATGAGCTTTTTTCCAGCGGAGAGATACTCGCAACGGTCGCTGCCGGGAATAACGGGCAGTATGATGCCGATGCCGGATTGAACCGGATCCTTGTTCCCTCTGATTGCGTAAACGGACTCACTGTTGGCGCATCGGACTCCTCAACAAGCGACTGGACACGGGCACCCTATAGTGCTGTCGGTCCAGGCCGCAGCCCCGGGATCATTAAGCCGGACCTCCTCGCTTTTGGAGGCGGGGACGCTGTCCCCTTCTCCGTTTTGGACCCTCAAGACCCTCTCCGGGTCAACTCCGTCTCCGGCACAAGTTTCGCTGCACCATCCGCGCTCAGATTGGGACTTGGTGTTCGTGCGCATTTCGGGGATTCTCTAAGCCCGTTGGCAATCAAAGCTATCCTAATTCACGGTACTGAAGAAGGTGATCTGGAGAGACATGAACAAGGATGGGGGAGGGTACCTGCAGACCTCAGGGATCTTGTCATATGTCCCGACTGTTCAGCAAGAATCGTTTACCAAGGTGAGCTCAATCCAGCCCAACACCTTCGCACTCCAATCCCTCTCCCAGAAACCACACTCGCCGGTAATGTGACGATTACAGCAACAATTTGCTTTGCCACGTCAGTCGACCCCGAAGACCCTGGGTGCTACACGCGGAGCGGACTCGAGATAGTTTTTCGTCCTCATGATGAGAAGTTTGGCAAAACGAAGGACGATGGAGGGAACTGGGTAATCTCGACCCATCCTAAGACAGCTGCATTCTTCCAACGGCGGGATTATGCCACAGAGACGGAGCATCGGCGTGACGCTCACAAGTGGGAAACTGTCCTACACCGCAAAGTCGCGAAGCGTGGCAGCAGCTTAAAAAATCCCGTATTCGATATTCATCTCGCTCCAAGGGCTTTCGGGGCACCAACGTTTACAACCGACCGCATTCGCTATGCGCTAGTGGTTACCGTTGAGAGCAGACGTAACCCAGAGCTCTACGACCAAATTATGCAGCGGTACAGAACCTATATCCGTCCGCTCACCCCCCTGATACAGATTCCGATTCAGACCTAA
- a CDS encoding helix-turn-helix domain-containing protein has protein sequence MSFWSQNKPKKPASPPLDTGQAVPVRRKIHRSPPIAFEAKQLAIEAIDCGADRQDVAQVLGVKSNTISTWIKSYNEKGIRGLCCKPSGKKVRKQCTELEKRILAHRTDKPKHGVRRISDELRMHEGLSVSPEKVRQTVNDAGRKQR, from the coding sequence ATGTCATTCTGGAGTCAAAACAAACCCAAAAAACCTGCATCCCCACCTCTGGACACCGGCCAAGCGGTTCCTGTTCGGAGAAAGATTCACCGCAGTCCACCAATTGCGTTTGAAGCAAAGCAGCTCGCCATCGAAGCTATCGATTGCGGTGCCGATCGGCAAGATGTTGCCCAGGTTCTTGGCGTCAAATCCAACACCATCAGCACGTGGATAAAGTCTTATAACGAAAAAGGCATCCGCGGCCTTTGCTGCAAACCATCAGGAAAGAAAGTCCGCAAACAATGCACCGAGCTTGAGAAACGCATCCTTGCTCACCGCACTGACAAACCAAAGCATGGCGTGCGTCGCATCAGTGATGAACTTCGGATGCACGAAGGCTTGTCCGTCAGTCCGGAGAAAGTCCGCCAGACGGTAAATGACGCTGGCAGGAAACAGAGGTAG
- a CDS encoding GIY-YIG nuclease family protein, translating to MDKRKINWGEGHQFSIHPQDTNWNDIGGVYLFCAQSSPGNWTALYIGQTESLASRLPNHERWSEAFRFGATHIHVKVVTSESQRLALEESLLRKYKPPLNTQNI from the coding sequence ATGGACAAGCGTAAAATTAATTGGGGGGAGGGGCATCAATTTTCAATCCATCCACAAGACACAAATTGGAACGATATCGGAGGGGTCTATTTGTTCTGCGCTCAATCCTCACCAGGTAATTGGACCGCCCTGTATATTGGCCAGACAGAAAGCTTGGCATCTCGACTTCCAAATCACGAACGTTGGAGCGAAGCCTTCCGCTTTGGAGCCACGCACATTCATGTAAAAGTTGTCACGAGTGAGAGTCAGCGTTTGGCACTGGAGGAATCTCTATTAAGGAAGTATAAGCCACCACTAAATACTCAAAATATTTGA